The Hyperolius riggenbachi isolate aHypRig1 chromosome 3, aHypRig1.pri, whole genome shotgun sequence genome window below encodes:
- the SOX15 gene encoding transcription factor SOX-15, which yields MESSELYPSQERDPQDQPGVPQVQQHHERGPQLQPGTQHGSSPQDWGSQLQPQQGRSAKLQSYQDRDSCVQQEACSSQPYQEWNPHLLHHQDKTLQLRPLDATLYMQRPQGHSPQLQTSQEKSPQLKSEGPSTQLYQDWSRQMHTPREGSPESQPGTPHMQHPQGHSPQLQSSQEKSPQLPSEGPPKQAYQNWGPQVHTPQEGGSVSLPGVPHIQYPKGHSPQLHTSQEKSPQLKSEGHLTEPYQDWGSQMHTPQERGPVSQPQEEQKQQDMGLQPQSHQEGAPDHPPQQKKGSQSQPPKEKPPPKEKAPPKEKAASSGPPVVKRPMNAFMVWSSEERKRVSALHPKMHNSEISRRLGEVWRGLTEEERKPFREEAKRLRAQHARDHPDYKYTPRKKKKVEPTNKAILVPPLPPHAVLPPASVPPTPAMAMPQPTDPQEEEEKEYQYSGYQDPYSYMPYPTQIKTEPLYPTQMKTEQFYPTPIKTEPFYPTQIKAEPFYPTVTDVSALYGLGLFEYGERRGIHPQVHYQTVEVESGGSLTSL from the exons ATGGAGAGCTCTGAACTGTATCCCTCACAGGAGAGGGACCCCCAGGATCAGCCAGGGGTGCCCCAAGTACAACAGCATCATGAGAGGGGCCCCCAactccagccagggacccagcatgGCTCATCTCCGCAGGATTGGGGCTCTCAGCTGCAGCCTCAACAGGGCAGGAGTGCAAAACTTCAGTCCTACCAGGACAGGGACTCTTGTGTCCAGCAGGAGGCCTGCAGCAGCCAACCCTACCAGGAATGGAACCCTCATCTTCTCCATCATCAAGACAAGACCCTGCAGCTCCGTCCTCTGGATGCCACCTTGTACATGCAGCGCCCCCAGGGTCATAGCCCCCAACTCCAGACCTCTCAGGAAAAGAGCCCTCAACTAAAGTCAGAGGGTCCTTCTACCCAACTGTACCAGGACTGGAGTCGTCAGATGCATACCCCACGGGAAGGGAGCCCGGAAAGCCAGCCAGGGACCCCACACATGCAGCACCCCCAGGGACATAGCCCCCAGCTCCAGTCCTCTCAAGAAAAGAGCCCTCAACTGCCTTCAGAGGGACCCCCTAAGCAAGCCTACCAGAACTGGGGCCCTCAGGTCCATACTCCGCAGGAAGGGGGCTCAGTAAGCCTGCCAGGGGTCCCACACATTCAGTATCCCAAGGGTCATAGCCCCCAACTTCATACCTCCCAAGAAAAGAGCCCTCAACTGAAATCAGAGGGTCACCTTACCGAACCCTATCAGGATTGGGGCTCTCAGATGCATACTCCGCAGGAGAGGGGCCCAGTAAGCCAGCCCCAGGAGGAGCAGAAACAGCAGGACATGGGACTCCAACCTCAGTCTCACCAAGAGGGGGCCCCTGACCATCCGCCCCAGCAGAAGAAGGGCTCCCAGTCTCAGCCCCCCAAGGAAAAGCCCCCACCGAAGGAGAAAGCACCCCCGAAGGAGAAGGCCGCCAGCAGTGGACCACCGGTGGTGAAGCGCCCTATGAACGCCTTCATGGTTTGGTCAAGTGAGGAAAGGAAGCGGGTGTCAGCTTTGCACCCCAAAATGCACAACTCAGAGATCAGCCGGAGGCTGGGGGAGGTATGGAGAGGTCTCACCGAGGAGGAGCGTAAACCCTTCCGGGAGGAAGCCAAAAGGCTGAGGGCCCAACATGCCAGGGACCACCCAGACTACAAATACACCCCTCGGAAGAAAAAGAAGGTGGAACCCACCAACAAGGCCATCCTTGTACCCCCTCTGCCACCCCATGCTGTACTACCACCAGCGTCTGTACCCCCAACACCTGCCATGGCGATGCCCCAGCCCACCGAcccacaggaagaggaagagaaggagtACCAATACAGCGGCTACCAGGACCCTTACAG TTACATGCCGTACCCCACGCAAATTAAGACAGAGCCACTTTACCCCACCCAGATGAAGACAGAGCAGTTTTACCCCACTCCAATCAAGACGGAACCATTTTACCCCACCCAAATCAAGGCGGAGCCATTTTACCCAACCGTGACCGATGTGTCTGCGCTCTACGGGCTTGGACTCTTTGAATACGGCGAGCGACGAGGCATCCACCCTCAGGTCCATTACCAGACGGTGGAGGTGGAGAGCGGAGGGTCCTTGACCAGCCTGTAA